One Hordeum vulgare subsp. vulgare chromosome 4H, MorexV3_pseudomolecules_assembly, whole genome shotgun sequence DNA window includes the following coding sequences:
- the LOC123448791 gene encoding IQ domain-containing protein IQM6-like isoform X2, which yields MMMYRLSRKIVDTSEGPKDAKWIFVLSTTKILYIGSKSKGTFQHSSFLASGATSAAGRLVVANGILKAAWPHSGHYRPTEANFREFMKYLRKRNVDLTDVKLSPTEGEEDEWLRRSLSQMDLSTVVLLPLLIYGFKLGITGAAISTVPSHFSPCPCALLLPPVHPTESGRRDRVC from the exons ATGATGATGTACAGGCTGAGCCGCAAGATTGTCGACACGTCCGAGGGGCCCAAGGATGCAAAATGGATCTTTGTGTTGAGCACAACGAAAATTCTGTACATAGGCTCG AAAAGCAAAGGGACATTTCAGCACTCCAGCTTCCTTGCCAGTGGAGCCACATCTGCTGCCGGGAGATTAGTCGTCGCGAACGGGATCCTAAAG GCTGCCTGGCCTCATAGCGGGCACTACCGGCCCACGGAGGCGAACTTCCGGGAGTTCATGAAGTATCTCAGGAAGAGGAACGTCGATCTCACGGATGTGAAG TTGAGCCCAACAGAAGGCGAGGAGGACGAATGGCTGAGGAGGAGCCTCTCCCAGATGGATCTTTCTACTGTGGTCCTTCTTCCGCTACTTATATATGGTTTTAAGCTTGGTATAACAGGAGCCGCAATTTCTACAGTCCCATCCCA TTTTTCGCCATGTCCATGTGCCTTGTTGCTGCCACCTGTGCATCCAACAGAGTCAGGAAGGCGAGATAGAGTATGTTGA
- the LOC123448791 gene encoding basic helix-loop-helix protein 004-like isoform X3 yields the protein MSAMPASREKRVEGMPSKNLMVERRRRKRLIDRLSMPRSVVPKISKMDRTSILGDTIDYMKELLERIRRLQEEMDGPEAAAAEAPPLLSVFWELNPTRCSPGTPPSSRWSARRGRRATPEWRSTVRPSRGCCCRR from the exons ATGTCGGCGATGCCGGCATCGAGGGAGAAGCGGGTGGAGGGCATGCCATCTAAGAACCTGATGGTCGAGCGCCGCCGTCGGAAGCGCCTCATCGACCGCCTCTCCATGCCCCGCTCCGTCGTGCCCAAGATCAGCAAG ATGGACAGGACGTCGATCCTGGGGGACACCATCGACTACATGAAGGAGCTGCTGGAGAGGATCCGGCGGTTACAGGAGGAGATGGACGgaccggaggcggcggcggcggaggcgccgCCGCTGCTTAGCGTGTTCTGGGAGCTCAACCCAACGAGATGCTCGCCAGGAACACCCCCAAG TTCGAGGTGGAgcgcaaggagggggaggagggcgaCACCTGAGTGGAGATCTACTGTGCGGCCAAGCCGGGGCTGCTGCTGTCGACGGTGA
- the LOC123448791 gene encoding IQ domain-containing protein IQM6-like isoform X1 codes for MEAAAAMHQGEREFYEVTIENKMMMYRLSRKIVDTSEGPKDAKWIFVLSTTKILYIGSKSKGTFQHSSFLASGATSAAGRLVVANGILKAAWPHSGHYRPTEANFREFMKYLRKRNVDLTDVKLSPTEGEEDEWLRRSLSQMDLSTVVLLPLLIYGFKLGITGAAISTVPSHFSPCPCALLLPPVHPTESGRRDRVC; via the exons ATGGAAGCTGCTGCAGCAATGCATCAG GGAGAGAGGGAGTTCTATGAGGTAACAATCGAGAATAAGATGATGATGTACAGGCTGAGCCGCAAGATTGTCGACACGTCCGAGGGGCCCAAGGATGCAAAATGGATCTTTGTGTTGAGCACAACGAAAATTCTGTACATAGGCTCG AAAAGCAAAGGGACATTTCAGCACTCCAGCTTCCTTGCCAGTGGAGCCACATCTGCTGCCGGGAGATTAGTCGTCGCGAACGGGATCCTAAAG GCTGCCTGGCCTCATAGCGGGCACTACCGGCCCACGGAGGCGAACTTCCGGGAGTTCATGAAGTATCTCAGGAAGAGGAACGTCGATCTCACGGATGTGAAG TTGAGCCCAACAGAAGGCGAGGAGGACGAATGGCTGAGGAGGAGCCTCTCCCAGATGGATCTTTCTACTGTGGTCCTTCTTCCGCTACTTATATATGGTTTTAAGCTTGGTATAACAGGAGCCGCAATTTCTACAGTCCCATCCCA TTTTTCGCCATGTCCATGTGCCTTGTTGCTGCCACCTGTGCATCCAACAGAGTCAGGAAGGCGAGATAGAGTATGTTGA